In the bacterium genome, one interval contains:
- a CDS encoding L-threonylcarbamoyladenylate synthase produces MKLQEALESQFRQAIRILGEGGLVIAPTETFYGIIGDAWSEKAVKRLVHLKGRDYGKPIPLIAGSTGVVLSVATDIPPVFKNLAEEFWPGPLTVVLKAARGFPRGITAGTDSIGIRVPAQSPALDLARFYRGPLTATSANFANQPPPRSIKELDGELAESVDLVIDGGWTPGVQPSTVLNLVPDRPVILRMGVLGRQVEALLAELSWRLDDD; encoded by the coding sequence GTGAAACTCCAGGAAGCCCTAGAGAGCCAGTTCCGCCAGGCCATAAGGATCCTCGGCGAGGGCGGGCTGGTCATCGCCCCCACCGAGACCTTCTACGGGATCATCGGTGACGCCTGGTCGGAAAAGGCGGTCAAAAGGCTCGTCCATCTCAAGGGCCGGGATTACGGAAAACCGATCCCCCTCATCGCGGGCAGCACCGGGGTCGTCCTGAGCGTGGCTACCGATATCCCGCCCGTGTTCAAAAACCTGGCGGAAGAGTTCTGGCCCGGCCCCCTGACTGTGGTCCTCAAAGCCGCCAGGGGGTTTCCCAGGGGCATCACCGCGGGCACCGACAGCATCGGGATCCGGGTTCCCGCCCAGTCCCCGGCCCTCGACCTGGCCAGGTTCTACCGGGGCCCCCTGACCGCCACCAGCGCCAACTTCGCCAACCAGCCGCCCCCCAGGAGCATCAAGGAGCTGGACGGCGAACTGGCTGAAAGTGTGGACCTCGTCATCGACGGGGGGTGGACGCCCGGTGTCCAGCCTTCCACCGTCCTGAATTTGGTCCCGGATCGACCTGTTATATTGAGGATGGGGGTCCTGGGGAGGCAGGTGGAAGCACTTCTTGCTGAGCTGTCGTGGAGGCTGGATGATGATTGA
- the purE gene encoding 5-(carboxyamino)imidazole ribonucleotide mutase, with translation MEKFDVLILMGSASDEEVMEQAARVLEEFEVPFRAAVASAHRSPDRVHRLVAEAEKDGCKVFIAGAGWAAHLAGVVASLTVKPVIGVPIPSSPLQGLDSLLSTVQMPGGIPVATVALGKSGARNAALLAISILALENEKLSEQLNAYRKEMADAFEE, from the coding sequence ATGGAAAAATTTGACGTTTTGATCCTGATGGGCTCTGCCTCAGACGAAGAGGTCATGGAACAGGCGGCCAGGGTCCTCGAAGAGTTCGAAGTCCCCTTCCGGGCGGCGGTGGCTTCAGCCCACCGGTCACCGGACCGTGTGCACCGCCTGGTCGCCGAGGCTGAGAAGGACGGCTGCAAGGTTTTCATCGCCGGTGCGGGGTGGGCAGCCCACCTTGCCGGAGTCGTCGCTTCTCTCACGGTCAAACCGGTGATCGGCGTGCCCATCCCCTCCTCCCCCCTGCAGGGGCTCGACTCCCTTCTCTCCACAGTCCAGATGCCCGGGGGTATTCCGGTGGCCACCGTGGCCCTGGGCAAGAGCGGTGCCCGGAACGCGGCCCTCCTGGCCATATCGATCCTGGCCCTGGAAAATGAAAAGCTCTCGGAACAGCTGAATGCCTACAGAAAAGAGATGGCCGACGCGTTTGAAGAGTGA